The Candidatus Methylomirabilota bacterium genome has a window encoding:
- the rpsT gene encoding 30S ribosomal protein S20, which produces MANTRSAKKRIKQNLKRRLRNRAVRSTIRSSVKTARAAVTEKTPQAKEAVLEAIRILDRAVSRGIIHRNTAARKKSALARSVAS; this is translated from the coding sequence GTGGCCAACACCCGCTCCGCCAAAAAGCGGATCAAGCAGAACCTGAAGCGACGCCTGCGCAACCGCGCGGTGCGCAGCACCATCCGCTCGTCCGTGAAGACGGCGCGCGCGGCGGTGACCGAGAAGACCCCGCAGGCGAAAGAGGCCGTGCTCGAGGCCATCCGCATCCTCGACCGGGCCGTGAGCCGCGGCATCATCCACCGCAACACCGCCGCCCGCAAGAAGTCGGCCCTGGCCCGCTCGGTCGCGAGTTAG
- the uvrB gene encoding excinuclease ABC subunit UvrB codes for MFRLSSEFSPAGDQPRAIERLSELLAEGRRHSVLLGITGSGKTFTLANVIAQLGRPALVISPNKTLAAQLYGEFKSFFPAGAVEFFVSYYDYYQPEAYIPQSDTYIEKDALVNDDIDRMRHSATTSLFERRDVVVVASVSCIYGIGAPETYQGMNVGLEVGQVIERDALIRGLVAIQYERNDVDFRRGTFRVRGDVVEIFPAAAESEALRVELWGDTVEKLSTLDPLRGVTTGSASVARIYPASHYVTPADQLERAVAGIMEELGERLRFLKGRNRLLEAQRLEQRTLFDMEMLREIGYCHGIENYSRHLSGRRPGQSPPTLMDYLPKDALVIIDESHVTVPQIRGMYPGDRSRKEALVEYGFRLPSAFDNRPLNFDEFTAMVPQTLYVSATPGPYELGRAGGRRAGPGTPWEGGAVAEQIIRPTGLMDPKITVRPAGVQVDDLMAEVRAHAEGGERVLITTLTKRMAEDLCEYYQQNGLRVRYLHSDIDTLDRVAVIRELRMGKFDALIGINLLREGLDLPEVSLVAILDADKEGFLRSATSLIQTAGRAARHVNGEVIMYADTVTGSMREAIAETERRRVVQEVYNKEHGITPESVTRGMKDLLDSVPERDYYTVEVPKETEPVWESPAALRAHVAELEGAMKEAARRLDFERAAELRDRIKALRKAELGVR; via the coding sequence TTGTTCAGGCTGTCCTCGGAGTTCTCGCCCGCGGGGGACCAGCCGCGCGCAATCGAGCGCCTGAGCGAGCTGCTCGCCGAGGGACGCCGGCACAGCGTCCTCCTCGGCATCACGGGCAGCGGCAAGACCTTCACGCTCGCCAACGTCATCGCGCAGCTGGGCCGGCCGGCGCTGGTCATCTCTCCGAACAAGACGCTGGCGGCGCAGCTCTACGGCGAGTTCAAGTCATTTTTCCCCGCCGGCGCCGTCGAGTTCTTCGTCTCCTACTACGACTACTACCAGCCGGAGGCCTACATCCCGCAGTCGGACACCTACATCGAGAAGGACGCGCTGGTGAACGACGACATCGACCGCATGCGCCACTCGGCGACGACGTCGCTCTTCGAGCGGCGGGACGTCGTGGTGGTCGCCTCGGTCTCGTGCATCTACGGCATCGGCGCCCCGGAGACCTACCAGGGCATGAATGTTGGACTGGAGGTCGGGCAGGTGATCGAGCGCGACGCGCTCATCCGGGGCCTGGTCGCCATCCAGTATGAGCGCAACGACGTCGACTTCCGCAGGGGGACGTTCCGGGTCCGCGGCGACGTCGTGGAGATCTTCCCGGCAGCCGCGGAGTCGGAGGCCCTCCGCGTCGAGTTGTGGGGAGACACGGTCGAAAAGCTATCGACCCTGGATCCGCTGCGGGGGGTGACGACGGGTTCTGCGTCGGTCGCGAGGATCTACCCCGCGAGCCACTACGTCACGCCGGCCGACCAGCTCGAGCGCGCGGTCGCGGGCATCATGGAGGAGCTGGGCGAGCGGCTGCGGTTCCTCAAGGGGCGCAACCGGCTGCTGGAGGCCCAGCGGCTCGAGCAGCGGACGCTCTTCGACATGGAGATGCTGCGGGAGATCGGCTACTGCCACGGCATCGAAAACTACTCTCGGCATCTGTCCGGGCGCAGGCCGGGGCAGAGCCCGCCGACCCTGATGGATTACCTTCCCAAGGACGCCCTCGTCATCATCGACGAATCCCATGTGACGGTGCCGCAGATACGCGGCATGTACCCGGGGGACCGGTCGCGCAAGGAGGCGCTCGTCGAGTACGGCTTCCGGCTGCCGTCGGCCTTCGACAACCGGCCGCTCAACTTCGACGAGTTCACGGCCATGGTGCCGCAGACGCTCTACGTGTCGGCGACACCGGGGCCGTACGAGCTCGGACGGGCGGGCGGGCGCCGGGCGGGACCGGGCACGCCGTGGGAGGGCGGGGCCGTGGCCGAGCAGATCATCCGGCCGACCGGGCTCATGGATCCCAAGATTACCGTGCGCCCGGCGGGCGTCCAGGTCGACGACCTCATGGCGGAGGTGCGCGCCCACGCGGAGGGCGGCGAGCGGGTGCTCATCACGACGCTGACGAAGCGCATGGCCGAGGACCTATGCGAGTACTACCAGCAGAACGGGCTCAGGGTGCGGTACCTGCACTCGGACATCGACACGCTGGACCGCGTGGCGGTGATCCGCGAGCTGCGAATGGGCAAGTTCGACGCCCTGATCGGCATCAACCTCCTTCGGGAGGGGCTCGATCTGCCCGAGGTCTCGCTCGTGGCGATCCTCGACGCCGACAAGGAGGGCTTCTTGCGCTCGGCGACTTCGCTCATCCAGACTGCCGGCAGGGCGGCCCGCCACGTCAACGGCGAGGTGATCATGTACGCGGACACGGTGACGGGCTCGATGCGGGAGGCGATCGCCGAGACGGAGAGGCGGAGGGTAGTCCAGGAGGTGTACAACAAGGAGCACGGCATCACGCCTGAGTCCGTCACGCGCGGAATGAAGGATCTCCTCGACAGCGTGCCGGAGCGCGACTACTACACGGTCGAGGTGCCCAAGGAGACCGAGCCCGTGTGGGAGAGTCCTGCGGCGCTCCGGGCGCACGTGGCCGAGCTCGAAGGGGCCATGAAGGAGGCCGCTCGGCGCCTCGACTTCGAGCGCGCCGCGGAGCTGCGCGACCGGATCAAGGCGCTCCGGAAGGCCGAGTTGGGCGTGCGCTGA
- a CDS encoding neutral/alkaline non-lysosomal ceramidase N-terminal domain-containing protein has translation MSSDALAWALATVGVLSLHAAAAVPAAASSLTAGAASLEVQLPAGTPLAGYGGFPRRAWIPDFLGRFPNTFWFNRSSGVHDPLRVRALAFESGGLRVVWLSVDLVAVDPTMVAEVRARLADRGGEPPILIVSASHTHSGPGAYADSAFWALVAADRESPAVRKAILDAMEKAAREALRRRAPALLAWGKTTVTGVAMSRLDQPLDPELGLLKVMGADGRPVALVWNYAVHGTALGRANSLLSGDLMADASARLERETGAPVLFVNGAAGDVSPRQRGWPGVESAGAALASAALAAWRTLPPGRDLTLHAVRSQVSLPGPALSVRNCTGRWVPAALLLGLDWTLPSSAGLTAVRIGGTAWVTVPGELQTRLGLDIKTAGRRTFEETFVAGYSNDYLGYFLTRRDYAQPSYVACGSLYGENGGETLRDSAIELLDRLAKQGPRG, from the coding sequence GTGAGCTCGGACGCCCTCGCGTGGGCGCTCGCCACCGTGGGGGTGCTGTCGCTTCACGCCGCCGCCGCAGTTCCGGCCGCGGCTTCATCTCTTACCGCCGGGGCCGCTTCTCTCGAAGTCCAGCTGCCGGCCGGAACGCCGCTCGCCGGCTACGGCGGTTTCCCGCGGCGCGCGTGGATCCCCGATTTCCTCGGGCGGTTCCCCAATACGTTCTGGTTCAACCGGTCCAGCGGCGTCCACGATCCGCTCCGCGTGCGTGCGCTGGCATTTGAGTCCGGCGGCCTCAGAGTTGTCTGGCTCTCCGTGGACCTGGTCGCCGTCGACCCGACCATGGTCGCGGAAGTGCGCGCGCGTCTCGCGGACCGGGGCGGCGAGCCGCCGATCCTCATCGTCTCGGCGTCGCACACGCACTCGGGACCAGGCGCCTACGCGGATTCGGCTTTCTGGGCTCTCGTCGCCGCCGATCGGGAATCCCCGGCGGTGCGGAAGGCCATTCTCGACGCCATGGAGAAGGCGGCGCGGGAGGCTCTACGGCGACGGGCTCCGGCGCTCTTGGCGTGGGGGAAGACCACGGTGACGGGCGTGGCCATGAGCCGCCTCGACCAGCCGCTCGATCCGGAACTCGGCCTCCTCAAGGTAATGGGCGCCGACGGCCGTCCGGTCGCCCTCGTATGGAACTACGCGGTCCACGGCACCGCGCTAGGCCGCGCGAACTCGCTCCTCTCGGGCGACCTTATGGCGGACGCATCGGCGAGACTCGAGAGGGAGACGGGGGCGCCGGTGCTCTTCGTCAACGGCGCGGCGGGAGATGTCAGCCCGAGGCAGCGGGGCTGGCCGGGCGTGGAAAGCGCCGGCGCGGCACTGGCCTCGGCCGCGCTGGCCGCGTGGCGAACACTGCCGCCCGGTCGCGACCTGACCCTCCACGCTGTCCGGAGCCAGGTGTCGCTGCCCGGCCCCGCACTCTCGGTGCGCAACTGCACAGGCCGCTGGGTGCCGGCGGCGCTCCTGCTCGGGCTTGACTGGACTCTGCCGTCGTCAGCCGGTCTCACGGCTGTGCGCATCGGGGGCACGGCGTGGGTGACGGTCCCCGGCGAGCTCCAGACGCGGCTCGGTCTCGACATCAAGACTGCCGGACGGCGGACCTTCGAGGAAACTTTCGTCGCCGGGTACAGCAACGACTATCTCGGGTATTTCCTCACGCGCCGGGATTACGCCCAGCCGAGCTACGTCGCCTGCGGCAGTCTATACGGCGAGAACGGCGGGGAGACCCTGCGGGACTCTGCGATTGAACTGCTCGACCGTTTGGCGAAGCAGGGGCCCCGCGGCTGA
- a CDS encoding LptE family protein has translation MSRRRAIRALLSAALLLAAAAGGCGYSLRGNLPDHLKTVSVPVFRNRTTEAGAESTITSAVVNAFTSSGRLKVVSLDDADSVLDGEITGYQVQSLTYDSRLNLRSYRLTVTLNVRFRDLRRTEMLWQQNGLVEEVSFDVAGQVSDTISREEGAVKQAALEIGRKIVGHAVDRF, from the coding sequence ATGAGCCGGCGCCGCGCGATTCGCGCTCTGCTGTCTGCCGCGCTCCTGCTCGCCGCGGCCGCGGGGGGGTGTGGCTACTCGCTCAGGGGCAACCTGCCCGACCACCTCAAGACGGTGTCGGTGCCGGTGTTCAGGAACCGGACGACCGAGGCTGGGGCGGAGAGCACGATCACCTCGGCCGTGGTCAACGCGTTCACGAGCAGCGGCAGACTAAAGGTAGTTTCGCTCGACGACGCGGACTCGGTCCTCGACGGGGAGATTACGGGCTACCAGGTCCAGTCGCTCACGTATGACAGCAGGCTCAACCTCCGGTCCTACCGCCTGACGGTGACGCTGAACGTCCGCTTCCGCGACCTTCGCCGCACCGAGATGCTCTGGCAGCAGAACGGCCTCGTCGAGGAGGTCTCCTTCGACGTTGCCGGCCAGGTCTCGGACACGATCAGCCGCGAAGAGGGAGCCGTGAAGCAGGCGGCTCTTGAGATCGGCCGGAAGATCGTCGGTCACGCGGTCGACCGTTTCTAG
- the uvrC gene encoding excinuclease ABC subunit UvrC: MAGRVAAADFAAKLAQLPDRPGVYLYKDGKGQIVYVGKAASLRSRVRSYFQASRARDAKTDALVGQIRDLECIVTGNELEALILESNLVKRHRPRYNIILRDDKHYPFLKLTTNEEYPRLVVARRVQRDGAAYFGPFYPATAMRETLRLVRQLFPLRTCRIKIDGKKSRPCLQYYIHRCNAPCTSLETKEGYDRTVREVERFLAGKNDGLAQELTAQMEAAAGEEKFEQAARLRDRVQALNTVRERQKIISTEDSDQDIVGVVRQGQDACVQLFFVRRGRLLGRESFFFDRLSGSSEGEVLSAFLRQFYAREVVPPPEILLSVDVPEAELTGEWLAGRRGGRVELLAPQRGRKRELVAMAEENGALALQSHLLSRGNRTQAVLDELQRALGLPEPPHRIEAFDVSTFQGGETVASMVVWQDGDMKKDDYKRYRIRTVTGTDDFAAMHEAVSRRYGRVLETDGVLPDLILLDGGRGQLAAGLKALEAIGLDYVPMVSLAKRAEEVYTPDRLEPLVLDLTSPALHALQRVRDEAHRFAVTYHKKLRTRRTISSVLDQIPGVGPALRTSLLKTLGSARAVRGASVAQLAAVPKVRPKLAQRIHDFFHPAPAGEEPSGAEPG, encoded by the coding sequence GTGGCTGGCCGCGTAGCGGCGGCCGACTTCGCGGCCAAGCTCGCCCAGCTGCCCGACCGGCCGGGCGTCTACCTCTACAAGGACGGCAAAGGGCAGATCGTCTACGTCGGCAAGGCCGCCTCGCTCCGAAGTCGCGTACGCTCCTACTTCCAGGCGTCGCGGGCGCGCGATGCGAAGACGGACGCGCTCGTCGGGCAGATCCGCGATCTCGAGTGCATCGTCACGGGCAACGAGCTCGAGGCGCTCATCCTGGAGTCCAATCTCGTCAAGAGGCACCGGCCGCGCTACAACATCATCCTCCGTGACGACAAGCACTACCCCTTCCTCAAGCTGACCACCAACGAAGAGTACCCGCGCCTCGTCGTCGCGCGGCGGGTGCAGCGGGACGGAGCGGCCTACTTCGGGCCCTTCTACCCGGCGACCGCGATGCGGGAGACGCTGAGACTCGTGCGCCAGCTCTTCCCGCTCCGGACCTGCAGGATCAAGATAGACGGCAAGAAGTCGCGCCCGTGCCTGCAGTACTACATCCACCGCTGCAACGCGCCGTGCACCAGCCTGGAGACCAAGGAGGGCTACGACCGCACCGTGCGCGAGGTCGAGCGCTTCCTGGCGGGGAAGAACGACGGCCTGGCGCAGGAGCTGACGGCGCAGATGGAAGCCGCGGCGGGGGAGGAAAAGTTCGAGCAGGCGGCGCGGCTGCGCGACCGTGTCCAGGCGCTCAACACGGTTCGCGAGCGGCAGAAGATCATCTCGACCGAGGACAGCGACCAGGACATCGTGGGTGTCGTCCGCCAGGGGCAGGACGCCTGCGTCCAGCTCTTCTTCGTGCGGCGCGGCAGGCTGCTCGGGCGCGAGTCCTTCTTCTTCGACCGGCTGTCGGGGTCGAGCGAGGGAGAGGTCCTCTCGGCCTTCCTGCGCCAGTTCTACGCGCGCGAGGTCGTGCCGCCGCCGGAGATCCTCCTCTCGGTGGACGTGCCCGAGGCCGAGCTGACCGGCGAGTGGCTGGCCGGGCGCCGCGGCGGCCGCGTGGAGCTCCTGGCGCCCCAGCGCGGGAGAAAGCGCGAGCTCGTGGCGATGGCGGAGGAGAACGGCGCGCTGGCGCTCCAGAGCCATCTCCTCTCGCGGGGCAACCGGACGCAGGCGGTGCTGGACGAGCTCCAGCGCGCGCTCGGCCTGCCGGAGCCGCCCCACCGCATCGAGGCCTTCGACGTCTCGACCTTCCAGGGCGGGGAGACCGTCGCCTCCATGGTGGTCTGGCAGGACGGGGACATGAAGAAGGACGACTACAAGCGCTACCGGATCCGGACGGTTACGGGGACCGACGATTTCGCCGCCATGCACGAGGCCGTGAGCCGGCGCTACGGGCGAGTCCTCGAGACTGATGGTGTCCTCCCCGACCTGATCCTGCTGGATGGCGGGCGGGGCCAGCTGGCAGCGGGGCTGAAGGCGCTGGAGGCCATCGGTCTCGACTACGTGCCCATGGTGTCGCTGGCCAAGCGGGCGGAGGAGGTCTACACGCCGGACCGGCTCGAGCCGCTCGTGCTGGACCTGACATCCCCCGCGCTCCACGCGCTCCAGAGGGTGCGCGACGAGGCCCACCGCTTCGCCGTGACCTACCACAAGAAGCTCCGCACCCGCCGGACCATCAGTTCGGTGCTGGATCAGATCCCCGGCGTGGGACCCGCGCTCAGGACCAGTCTGCTCAAGACCCTGGGTTCGGCCCGGGCGGTGCGCGGGGCCTCGGTTGCCCAGCTGGCGGCCGTGCCCAAGGTACGGCCGAAGCTCGCCCAGCGCATCCACGACTTCTTCCACCCGGCGCCTGCAGGGGAGGAACCATCCGGGGCCGAACCGGGTTAG
- the leuS gene encoding leucine--tRNA ligase, with the protein MATDDRVERYPFREIESKWQRVWEESGQFRATEDPARPKYYCLEMFPYPSGRIHMGHVRVYTIGDLLARFKWMRGYNVLHPMGWDAFGMPAENAAIDNGVHPAVWTHENIANMKTQLRRLGMSYDWDRELATCDPSYYRWEQLVFIRMFERGLAYKQRSRVNWCPSCQTVLANEQVENGRCWRCDSEVVPKEIEGWFFKITDYAEELLAWCDRLPGWPERVLTMQRNWIGKSEGAEFELPVAERPDLRVTIFTTRPDTSFGMTYAVLAPEHPLVDKLAMDEQERARVTAFRQEVGRESEIERMAADRSKRGIRLNARAVNPFTGKEMPLFIADYVLMGYGTGAIMAVPGEDQRDWDFAKQNGLDIIATVKRPDGWQETQAYLGDGVKINSGFLDGSTVEEAKRKAIDWLVSKGIGRSKINYRLRDWGISRQRYWGAPIPILYCETCGMVPEREENLPVVLPQDVQISGKGGSPLAEVATFVNATCPKCGGRARRDTDTMDTFVESAWYFIRYCSPRYEQGMFERSAAEYWMPVNQYIGGIEHAVLHLLYARFFTKVLRDLGMITLDEPFAAHLSQGMVIKDGAKMSKSKGNVVDPDDMIRRFGADATRLFTLFAAPPERDLEWTESGVEGASRFLNRLWRFVRAHADEIKGAGRAPDALSESGKVFRRVIHEAVARVTADVERDFHFNTAISAVMELVNALHEFERDSLDRVVGAERAGLLREAVETALLLLGPVCPHMTEELWQALGHGESLFRQAWPAADAGALVREQVTVVVQVDGKVRSRLTVDVAAPEQAVREQALAEDKVRPWIDGRVVAKVVVVPGRLVNIVTRS; encoded by the coding sequence ATGGCCACCGACGACCGCGTAGAGCGTTATCCCTTCCGCGAGATCGAGTCGAAGTGGCAGCGGGTCTGGGAGGAGAGCGGTCAGTTCCGCGCCACCGAGGATCCCGCGCGGCCGAAGTACTACTGCCTCGAGATGTTCCCGTACCCGTCCGGACGCATCCACATGGGCCACGTGCGCGTGTACACGATCGGGGATCTCCTGGCCCGCTTCAAGTGGATGCGCGGCTACAACGTGCTCCATCCCATGGGGTGGGACGCCTTCGGGATGCCGGCCGAGAACGCCGCCATCGACAACGGCGTGCACCCCGCCGTGTGGACCCACGAGAACATCGCCAACATGAAGACGCAACTCCGGCGGCTCGGCATGTCCTACGACTGGGATCGCGAGCTCGCCACGTGCGACCCGTCCTACTACCGCTGGGAGCAGCTGGTTTTCATCCGCATGTTCGAGCGCGGCCTCGCGTACAAGCAGCGATCGAGGGTCAACTGGTGCCCGTCGTGCCAGACCGTCCTCGCCAACGAACAGGTCGAGAACGGGCGCTGCTGGCGGTGCGACTCCGAGGTCGTGCCCAAGGAGATCGAGGGCTGGTTTTTCAAGATCACCGACTATGCCGAGGAGCTCCTGGCCTGGTGCGACAGGCTGCCCGGCTGGCCCGAGCGGGTGTTGACCATGCAGAGGAACTGGATCGGGAAGAGCGAGGGCGCTGAGTTCGAACTTCCTGTGGCGGAGCGCCCGGACCTCCGCGTCACGATCTTCACCACGCGCCCCGACACGTCGTTCGGCATGACGTACGCGGTGCTGGCCCCGGAGCATCCGCTCGTGGACAAACTCGCGATGGATGAGCAGGAGCGCGCCCGGGTCACTGCCTTTCGGCAGGAGGTCGGCCGCGAATCCGAGATCGAGCGCATGGCGGCCGACCGCTCGAAGCGCGGTATCCGGCTCAACGCGCGCGCCGTCAATCCCTTCACGGGGAAGGAGATGCCGCTCTTCATCGCGGACTACGTGCTCATGGGCTACGGCACCGGCGCCATCATGGCCGTTCCGGGAGAGGACCAGCGCGACTGGGACTTCGCCAAGCAGAACGGGCTGGACATCATCGCCACCGTCAAGAGACCCGACGGGTGGCAGGAGACCCAGGCGTACCTCGGTGACGGCGTGAAGATCAACTCGGGCTTCCTCGACGGCTCTACCGTGGAGGAGGCCAAGCGCAAGGCCATCGACTGGCTCGTGTCCAAGGGCATCGGACGGTCGAAGATCAACTACCGACTGCGCGACTGGGGCATCAGCCGCCAGCGCTACTGGGGCGCGCCCATCCCCATCCTCTACTGCGAGACCTGCGGCATGGTGCCGGAGCGGGAGGAGAACCTGCCCGTGGTGCTGCCTCAGGACGTGCAGATCAGCGGCAAGGGCGGCTCGCCCCTGGCCGAAGTCGCCACGTTCGTGAACGCAACGTGCCCGAAATGCGGCGGTCGTGCCCGGCGAGACACCGACACCATGGACACGTTCGTCGAGTCCGCCTGGTATTTCATCCGCTACTGCTCGCCGCGGTACGAGCAGGGGATGTTCGAGCGGTCGGCGGCCGAGTACTGGATGCCGGTAAACCAGTACATCGGCGGCATCGAGCACGCGGTGCTGCACCTCCTGTACGCGCGCTTCTTCACCAAGGTGCTCCGCGACCTCGGGATGATCACGCTCGACGAGCCGTTCGCGGCCCACCTCTCGCAGGGCATGGTGATCAAGGACGGCGCGAAGATGTCGAAGTCCAAGGGCAACGTCGTGGACCCTGACGACATGATCCGGCGTTTCGGAGCGGACGCGACACGGCTCTTCACGCTGTTCGCGGCGCCGCCCGAGCGGGATCTGGAGTGGACGGAGAGCGGCGTCGAGGGCGCCTCACGCTTCCTGAACCGGCTCTGGCGCTTCGTCCGCGCCCACGCCGACGAGATCAAGGGCGCCGGGCGCGCGCCCGACGCGCTCTCGGAGTCGGGAAAGGTTTTCCGGCGCGTGATCCACGAGGCCGTCGCGCGCGTCACGGCCGACGTCGAGCGGGACTTTCACTTCAACACGGCGATCAGCGCCGTCATGGAGTTGGTCAATGCACTCCACGAGTTCGAGCGGGACTCGCTCGATCGCGTCGTCGGGGCCGAGCGCGCCGGCCTGCTGCGGGAGGCGGTGGAAACGGCGCTCCTGCTCTTAGGACCCGTGTGTCCGCACATGACCGAAGAGCTGTGGCAGGCGCTCGGGCACGGCGAGAGCCTCTTCCGTCAGGCTTGGCCAGCCGCGGACGCGGGCGCCCTCGTGCGCGAGCAGGTGACGGTGGTGGTCCAAGTGGACGGCAAGGTCCGCAGCCGACTGACCGTGGACGTCGCGGCTCCCGAGCAGGCCGTCCGAGAGCAGGCCCTCGCCGAGGACAAGGTCCGCCCCTGGATCGACGGCCGGGTGGTTGCCAAGGTCGTGGTCGTGCCCGGCCGCCTCGTTAATATCGTGACGCGGTCATGA
- the holA gene encoding DNA polymerase III subunit delta, with protein sequence MQYAAWLQGLTRGQAAPVVLLHGPEPFLIEEALATLTRAVCPDPGLLVMSREVLEAREAGAEGIVRAAETLPWGTPRRLVVARGVEGLGPTQAEPLVEYLRAPNPSTVLAVTVPQPLAGSHWLLKAVPAGGAVEIPQLTGRALAGWLRARASADGLELEEEAALLLITLVGDDPAALAGEAVKAALAGGPENRRVGAVEVRAVVGEHRSHEVFELTRAVERRDAAAALSLLERLLGAGEEPLRLLAILAAQARRATLLAAARRLERCWQAERRLKLGGAPRPELAILVADLCEA encoded by the coding sequence GTGCAGTACGCGGCCTGGCTCCAAGGGCTGACACGGGGGCAGGCGGCGCCCGTCGTGCTGCTCCACGGACCGGAGCCCTTCCTCATCGAAGAAGCTCTGGCCACGCTGACTCGCGCCGTCTGTCCTGATCCCGGGCTCTTGGTCATGTCCCGCGAGGTGCTCGAGGCTCGCGAGGCGGGGGCCGAGGGCATCGTGCGGGCTGCGGAGACGCTGCCGTGGGGAACGCCACGGCGGCTGGTCGTAGCTCGCGGCGTCGAGGGGCTCGGCCCGACGCAGGCCGAGCCGCTGGTCGAGTACCTGCGCGCCCCGAACCCGAGCACGGTCCTGGCCGTGACGGTGCCTCAACCGCTCGCGGGGTCCCACTGGCTCCTGAAGGCGGTGCCCGCCGGGGGAGCCGTCGAGATCCCCCAGCTCACCGGGCGCGCGCTCGCGGGCTGGCTGCGCGCCCGCGCCTCCGCCGACGGTTTAGAGCTCGAGGAGGAGGCGGCTCTGCTGCTCATCACCCTCGTTGGCGACGATCCTGCCGCCTTGGCCGGCGAAGCCGTGAAAGCCGCTCTCGCGGGCGGGCCCGAGAACCGGCGCGTCGGAGCGGTCGAGGTGCGCGCGGTGGTGGGCGAGCACCGCTCGCACGAAGTCTTCGAGCTGACGCGGGCCGTGGAGCGGCGGGACGCCGCCGCAGCGTTGTCTCTGCTCGAGCGCCTGCTGGGGGCCGGTGAGGAGCCGCTGCGCCTCCTCGCCATCCTTGCGGCGCAGGCGCGGCGAGCGACGCTGCTGGCGGCGGCGAGGCGCCTCGAGCGCTGCTGGCAGGCCGAGCGCCGGCTCAAGCTGGGCGGCGCGCCGCGTCCGGAGCTGGCGATTCTCGTCGCTGACCTGTGCGAGGCGTGA